A genome region from Cucumis sativus cultivar 9930 chromosome 4, Cucumber_9930_V3, whole genome shotgun sequence includes the following:
- the LOC101217760 gene encoding probable phosphoinositide phosphatase SAC9 isoform X1 produces MAFSPTPGGRTSRDTSIVVLTLESGEVYVVASLSSRNDTQLIYIDPTTGALRYHGNPGFDLFKSESQAIDSITNGSRWLCKSSVQARAILGYVALGGTGLLFVATKLSASVPNFPGGGCIFTVLESQCIKISLQNPQVQGKGELKNVQELVELDIDGKHYFCESRDITRPFPSRMPSDKPDEEFVWNSWFSMAFKNIGLPHHCVTLLQGFAECRSFGSSGQMEGIVALIARRSRLHPGTRYLARGLNSCFSTGNEVECEQLVWIPKKPGQSTPFNTYIWRRGTIPIWWGAELKITAAEAEIYVSDCDPYKGSAQYYQRLNKRYDARNINVVGGGNQNKQALVPIVCINLLRYGEGKSESILVQHFEESVNFVKSSGQLPSTRIHLINYDWHASTRLKGEQQTIEGLWKLLKGPTISIGVSEGDYLPSRLQTKDYRGEIIHNDDFEGDFCIRSHQSGVIRFNCADSLDRTNAASYFGALQVFMEQCRRLGISLDNDWAMGYRTMDTASGYTAPLPPGWEKRSDAVTGKTYYIDHNTRTTTWTHPCPDKPWKRFDMTFEEFKRSTILFPVSQLADLFLLAGDIHATLYTGSKAMHSQILNIFNEEAGKFKQFSAAQNMKITLQRRYKNAVVDSSRQKQLEMFLGMRLFKHLPSIPIQPLNVLSRASSFLLKPVTNMLPSSNGGTGLLSFKKKGEIWVFPQGADVVELFIYLTEPCHVCQLLLTVAHGADDSTYPATVDVRTGRNLDGLKLILEGASIPQCENGTNLLITLPGPVSPEDMAITGAGARLHSQDASTLPLLYDFEEPEGELDFLTRVVAVTFYPADSGRSSMTLGEIEILGVSLPWRGVFYDEGPGARLSHLTEKNHKEINHFSSGSGTNPFLVPSINEDLSKSVKTSASADQLVDLLTGEVTFSDTISQPVSGPVVHQRDDLLGFLDQHVGSNVAEANHKVSSAEDPKVTDSCSQLYINCLVSLAGPRMEKKLSFQEAMQLEIERLRLNLSAAERDRALLSTGTDPATINPNLLLDEIYVGRLCRLANNLALVAHTYLEDKITAAIGLDKVDDLVDFWNITKIGETCFGGTCEVRAEIKTPVQVPSKASSVAASQPVLVCSQCRRKVCKVCCAGRGAQLLTSSSSREVPNSGYSSQGGSGHGCRIDVSNGSDGILCKKCCPNVLLDALILDYVRVLISERRSSRADDAAYEALNQIIGSSVGDWVSGKNLHYPGQRVHKVLRKLLNGEESVAEFPFASILHSVETAADSAPVLSLLAPLDSGSYSSYWKAPPNATSAEFVIVLDSISDVSGVILLVSPCGYSAGDTPIVQIWGSNFIHKEERSYVGKWDVQSLIPSSFDFSEPEKKYSEDTVPRHVRFTFKNPVRCRIIWMTLRLQRPGSSSVNYERDFNLLSLDENPFAPVNPQVNRRASFGGSSEAIPCLHAKRIIIVGIPVRKETGLESSSGSDQMSNRTWLERAPQVRRFKVPIEAERVMDNDLVLEQYLSPASPMIAGFRLEAFGAIKPRVTHSPSSDAQIWDASVTFLEDRHIYPAVLYLQVSIVQESNSIVTVAEYRLPEAKAGVGFYFDLPRLVQTRRVIFKLLGDVAAFSDDPAEQDDSGFRAFAAGLSLSNRVKLYYYADPYELGKWASLSAV; encoded by the exons ATGGCTTTTTCACCCACACCCGGTGGCCGAACTTCCAGAGACACATCCATAGTCGTTCTAACACTCGAATCCGGCGAAGTCTATGTTGTTGCTAGTTTGTCTTCCAGGAACGACACCCAGCTGATCTACATCGATCCCACCACCGGTGCTCTTCGCTACCATGGGAACCCTGGCTTTGACCTCTTCAAATCCGAGTCACAGGCAATTGATTCCATTACTAACGGATCGCGATGGCTTTGCAAGTCATCCGTCCAAGCCAGAGCCATTTTAGGATACGTTGCTTTGGGTGGTACTGGTTTACTCTTTGTCGCCACCAAGCTTTCCGCCAGTGTGCCGAATTTCCCCGGTGGAGGATGCATTTTCACGGTTCTGGAGAGTCAGTGCATCAAGATATCGCTGCAGAATCCGCAGGTTCAGGGGAAGGGGGAGCTTAAGAACGTGCAAGAATTGGTCGAGCTTGATATTGATGGGAAACACTACTTTTGTGAATCGAGGGACATCACGAGACCGTTTCCTAGCCGGATGCCTTCGGATAAGCCCGATGAAGAGTTCGTTTGGAACAGTTGGTTCTCGATGGCCTTCAAAAACATTGGGTTGCCACATCATTGCGTTACGCTTCTACAG GGGTTTGCAGAGTGTAGAAGTTTTGGGAGTTCAGGTCAGATGGAAGGTATTGTCGCGCTTATTGCTCGTCGAAGCAGGCTGCATCCTGGCACTCGATATTTGGCCAGAGGATTGAATTCCTGCTTCAGCACAG GAAACGAGGTTGAATGTGAGCAACTGGTATGGATACCTAAAAAGCCTGGTCAGAGCACTCCTTTTAACACGTACATTTGGCGAAGAGGCACGATCCCAATTTGGTGGGGTGCAGAGCTGAAGATCACTGCTGCAGAAGCAGAAATATATGTTTCTGATTGCGATCCTTACAAAGGAAGTGCTCAGTATTATCAGAGGTTGAATAAGAGATATGATGCTAGGAATATCAATGTTGTTGGTGGAggaaatcaaaacaaacaagcTTTGGTTCCTATAGTATGCATAAATTTGCTTAGGTATGGAGAAGGAAAATCAGAATCGATTTTAGTCCAGCACTTTGAGGAATCTGTGAATTTTGTTAAATCATCGGGTCAACTTCCAAGTACTAGaattcatttaataaattacgACTGGCATGCAAGCACAAGGTTAAAGGGCGAACAGCAAACAATTGAAGGGCTGTGGAAGCTTCTAAAAGGACCTACCATATCAATAGGTGTTTCTGAGGGGGACTATCTACCTTCCCGCTTACAGACTAAGGATTATAGAGGTGAAATCATACATAATGACGACTTTGAAGGTGATTTCTGCATAAGGTCACATCAAAGTGGAGTCATACGATTTAACTGTGCTGATTCCTTGGATCGAACCAATGCTGCTAGTTATTTTGGTGCTCTCCAAGTTTTCATGGAGCAATGCAGGCGGCTAGGGATATCTTTAGATAATGACTGGGCAATGGGTTATCGTACGATGGATACAGCCAGTGGATATACAGCTCCTCTGCCACCAGGCTGGGAAAAAAGGAGTGATGCTGTGACAGGGAAAACATATTATATCGATCATAATACTAGGACCACAACATGGACCCATCCTTGTCCTGATAAACCTTGGAAAAGGTTTGATATGACATTTGAAGAATTCAAGAgatcaacaattttatttccAGTTTCTCAGTTAGCAGATTTGTTTTTGCTTGCTGGGGATATTCACGCCACCCTTTATACTGGTTCCAAAGCTATGCATAGTCAAATCCTTAACATATTCAATGAAGAAGCAGGaaagtttaaacaattttcGGCAgcacaaaatatgaaaattacttTGCAGAGAAGATATAAAAATGCAGTTGTTGACAGCTCTCGACAAAAGCAGCTGGAGATGTTTCTTGGAATGAGGCTTTTCAAACATCTTCCATCAATACCTATTCAGCCTCTTAAT GTACTCTCACGAGCATCCAGTTTTTTACTTAAACCTGTTACCAACATGCTTCCAAGTTCTAATGGTGGAACGGGTCTTCTGAGTTTTAAGAAGAAAGGCGAGATCTGG GTTTTTCCGCAGGGTGCAGATGTTGTTGAACTGTTCATTTACCTAACTGAGCCTTGCCATGTCTGTCAGCTTCTTCTTACTGTAGCTCATGGTGCAGATGACTCAACTTATCCTGCAACCGTCGATGTAAGAACTGGCCGTAATTTAGATGGGCTAAAATTAATACTTGAG GGTGCTTCCATTCCCCAATGTGAAAATGGGACGAATCTTCTAATAACCTTACCAGGGCCAGTTAGTCCCGAGGATATGGCTATCACAGGTGCTGGTGCACGCCTCCATTCCCAAGATGCATCAACACTTCCattattatatgattttgaaGAACCAGAGGGTGAATTGGACTTTCTTACTCGTGTTGTTGCCGTTACATTTTATCCTGCTGATTCTGGGAGAAGTTCAATGACACTTGGTGAG ATAGAGATCCTTGGGGTTTCTCTTCCTTGGAGGGGGGTGTTTTATGACGAAGGACCTGGAGCAAGATTGTCCCACCTTACTGAAAAGAATCATAAGGAAAtcaaccatttttcttctgGATCAGGAACCAACCCATTTTTGGTCCCTTCGATAAATGAAGACCTTTCAAAGTCAGTTAAAACGAGTGCTTCTGCAGACCAATTAGTTGACCTTTTGACTGGAGAAGTCACATTTTCAGATACAATTTCTCAACCAGTTAGTGGGCCTGTTGTACATCAGAGAGACGACTTACTTGGTTTTTTGGATCAGCATGTTGGATCTAATGTTGCTGAAGCCAACCACAAAGTTTCTTCTGCAGAAGATCCAAAGGTTACCGATAGTTGTTCCCAACTGTACATAAACTGTCTCGTATCACTTGCAGGACCCCGCATG GAAAAGAAGCTCAGCTTCCAAGAAGCGATGCAGCTTGAAATTGAGCGCCTCCGGCTTAATCTTTCAGCTGCTGAGAGGGATAGAGCATTATTATCCACTGGAACCGATCCTGCTACCATAAATCCAAATCTATTACTTGACGAGATATATGTTGGAAGGTTATGCAGATTGGCAAACAATCTTGCATTAGTTGCGCACACTTATCTGGAAGACAAAATTACTGCTGCTATTGGACTTGATAAAGTTGACGATCTTGTGGATTTCTGGAACATCACAAAAATTGGGGAGACCTGTTTTGGTGGAACTTGTGAGGTGCGTGCTGAAATTAAAACACCAGTTCAAGTTCCCTCTAAAGCGTCCTCAGTGGCGGCTTCCCAACCTGTCTTGGTATGTTCACAATGCCGAAGAAAGGTTTGTAAAGTATGCTGTGCTGGGAGAGGGGCTCAACTTCTGACAAGCTCTAGCTCGAGGGAAGTCCCAAACAGTGGTTATTCAAGCCAGGGAGGATCAGGTCATGGGTGCCGAATTGATGTATCAAATGGTTCGGATGGTATTCTCTGTAAGAAATGCTGTCCCAACGTTCTGCTTGATGCATTGATCTTGGACTATGTAAGGGTATTAATTAGTGAACGAAGAAGTTCCCGTGCTGATGACGCTGCATATGAAGCTCTGAACCAGATAATTGGATCATCAGTAGGGGATTGGGTTTCTGGAAAGAATCTGCATTATCCTGGCCAAAGAGTACACAAGGTCCTAAGAAAATTGCTTAATGGAGAGGAATCTGTTGCTGAATTTCCATTTGCCAGCATTTTACACtcg GTTGAAACAGCAGCAGATTCAGCACCAGTCTTGTCATTGCTTGCCCCCTTAGATTCTGGTTCATATAGTTCATATTGGAAAGCTCCTCCAAATGCTACCTCAGCTGAATTTGTTATTGTTCTTGATTCCATTTCTGATGTTAGTGGGGTCATTTTGCTTGTAAGCCCTTGCGGGTACTCTGCAGGAGACACTCCAATT GTACAAATCTGGGGGAGTAATTTTATTCACAAGGAAGAAAGGTCGTACGTTGGGAAGTGGGATGTCCAATCCTTGAttccttcttcatttgatttttctgagccagaaaaaaaatacagcGAGGATACAGTGCCGAGGCATGTCCGGTTTACCTTTAAAAATCCTGTTAGATGCCGAATCATTTGGATGACCCTACGCCTTCAACGCCCTGGTTCCAGTTCTGTTAACTATGAGAGAGATTTTAACCTCTTGTCTCTTGATGAAAATCCTTTTGCACCAGTTAATCCACAAGTTAATCGACGTGCTTCATTTGGAGGATCAAGTGAAGCTATTCCTTGTCTTCATGCTAAAAGGATTATAATAGTTGGAATCCCAGTGAGAAAAGAGACGGGCCTTGAATCATCTTCCGGCTCGGACCAAATGTCTAACAGGACCTGGTTGGAGAGAGCTCCTCAAGTAAGGAGATTCAAG gtTCCAATTGAAGCTGAAAGGGTTATGGACAACGATCTTGTCTTGGAACAGTATTTATCTCCAGCTTCCCCAATGATTGCTGGGTTCCGTCTGGAAGCTTTTGGCGCAATAAAACCTCGTGTTACCCACTCACCTTCTTCAGATGCACAAATCTGGGATGCATCAGTTACATTTTTAGAAGATAGACATATCTATCCTGCTGTACTGTATCTACAAGTTTCCATTGTCCAG GAGTCCAACAGTATAGTAACAGTTGCTGAGTACCGACTACCGGAAGCAAAGGCTGGAGTAGGATTTTACTTTGATCTTCCTAGGCTCGTACAAACGAGGAGAGTTATATTCAAACTTCTTGGAGACGTTGCAGCGTTTTCTGACGACCCAGCGGAGCAAGATGATTCTGGATTTAGGGCATTTGCAGCAGGGTTGTCATTGTCCAATAGAGTTAAGCTATATTACTATGCAGACCCTTATGAACTTGGAAAATGGGCAAGTCTTTCAGCTGTTTGA
- the LOC101217760 gene encoding probable phosphoinositide phosphatase SAC9 isoform X2: protein MEGIVALIARRSRLHPGTRYLARGLNSCFSTGNEVECEQLVWIPKKPGQSTPFNTYIWRRGTIPIWWGAELKITAAEAEIYVSDCDPYKGSAQYYQRLNKRYDARNINVVGGGNQNKQALVPIVCINLLRYGEGKSESILVQHFEESVNFVKSSGQLPSTRIHLINYDWHASTRLKGEQQTIEGLWKLLKGPTISIGVSEGDYLPSRLQTKDYRGEIIHNDDFEGDFCIRSHQSGVIRFNCADSLDRTNAASYFGALQVFMEQCRRLGISLDNDWAMGYRTMDTASGYTAPLPPGWEKRSDAVTGKTYYIDHNTRTTTWTHPCPDKPWKRFDMTFEEFKRSTILFPVSQLADLFLLAGDIHATLYTGSKAMHSQILNIFNEEAGKFKQFSAAQNMKITLQRRYKNAVVDSSRQKQLEMFLGMRLFKHLPSIPIQPLNVLSRASSFLLKPVTNMLPSSNGGTGLLSFKKKGEIWVFPQGADVVELFIYLTEPCHVCQLLLTVAHGADDSTYPATVDVRTGRNLDGLKLILEGASIPQCENGTNLLITLPGPVSPEDMAITGAGARLHSQDASTLPLLYDFEEPEGELDFLTRVVAVTFYPADSGRSSMTLGEIEILGVSLPWRGVFYDEGPGARLSHLTEKNHKEINHFSSGSGTNPFLVPSINEDLSKSVKTSASADQLVDLLTGEVTFSDTISQPVSGPVVHQRDDLLGFLDQHVGSNVAEANHKVSSAEDPKVTDSCSQLYINCLVSLAGPRMEKKLSFQEAMQLEIERLRLNLSAAERDRALLSTGTDPATINPNLLLDEIYVGRLCRLANNLALVAHTYLEDKITAAIGLDKVDDLVDFWNITKIGETCFGGTCEVRAEIKTPVQVPSKASSVAASQPVLVCSQCRRKVCKVCCAGRGAQLLTSSSSREVPNSGYSSQGGSGHGCRIDVSNGSDGILCKKCCPNVLLDALILDYVRVLISERRSSRADDAAYEALNQIIGSSVGDWVSGKNLHYPGQRVHKVLRKLLNGEESVAEFPFASILHSVETAADSAPVLSLLAPLDSGSYSSYWKAPPNATSAEFVIVLDSISDVSGVILLVSPCGYSAGDTPIVQIWGSNFIHKEERSYVGKWDVQSLIPSSFDFSEPEKKYSEDTVPRHVRFTFKNPVRCRIIWMTLRLQRPGSSSVNYERDFNLLSLDENPFAPVNPQVNRRASFGGSSEAIPCLHAKRIIIVGIPVRKETGLESSSGSDQMSNRTWLERAPQVRRFKVPIEAERVMDNDLVLEQYLSPASPMIAGFRLEAFGAIKPRVTHSPSSDAQIWDASVTFLEDRHIYPAVLYLQVSIVQESNSIVTVAEYRLPEAKAGVGFYFDLPRLVQTRRVIFKLLGDVAAFSDDPAEQDDSGFRAFAAGLSLSNRVKLYYYADPYELGKWASLSAV from the exons ATGGAAGGTATTGTCGCGCTTATTGCTCGTCGAAGCAGGCTGCATCCTGGCACTCGATATTTGGCCAGAGGATTGAATTCCTGCTTCAGCACAG GAAACGAGGTTGAATGTGAGCAACTGGTATGGATACCTAAAAAGCCTGGTCAGAGCACTCCTTTTAACACGTACATTTGGCGAAGAGGCACGATCCCAATTTGGTGGGGTGCAGAGCTGAAGATCACTGCTGCAGAAGCAGAAATATATGTTTCTGATTGCGATCCTTACAAAGGAAGTGCTCAGTATTATCAGAGGTTGAATAAGAGATATGATGCTAGGAATATCAATGTTGTTGGTGGAggaaatcaaaacaaacaagcTTTGGTTCCTATAGTATGCATAAATTTGCTTAGGTATGGAGAAGGAAAATCAGAATCGATTTTAGTCCAGCACTTTGAGGAATCTGTGAATTTTGTTAAATCATCGGGTCAACTTCCAAGTACTAGaattcatttaataaattacgACTGGCATGCAAGCACAAGGTTAAAGGGCGAACAGCAAACAATTGAAGGGCTGTGGAAGCTTCTAAAAGGACCTACCATATCAATAGGTGTTTCTGAGGGGGACTATCTACCTTCCCGCTTACAGACTAAGGATTATAGAGGTGAAATCATACATAATGACGACTTTGAAGGTGATTTCTGCATAAGGTCACATCAAAGTGGAGTCATACGATTTAACTGTGCTGATTCCTTGGATCGAACCAATGCTGCTAGTTATTTTGGTGCTCTCCAAGTTTTCATGGAGCAATGCAGGCGGCTAGGGATATCTTTAGATAATGACTGGGCAATGGGTTATCGTACGATGGATACAGCCAGTGGATATACAGCTCCTCTGCCACCAGGCTGGGAAAAAAGGAGTGATGCTGTGACAGGGAAAACATATTATATCGATCATAATACTAGGACCACAACATGGACCCATCCTTGTCCTGATAAACCTTGGAAAAGGTTTGATATGACATTTGAAGAATTCAAGAgatcaacaattttatttccAGTTTCTCAGTTAGCAGATTTGTTTTTGCTTGCTGGGGATATTCACGCCACCCTTTATACTGGTTCCAAAGCTATGCATAGTCAAATCCTTAACATATTCAATGAAGAAGCAGGaaagtttaaacaattttcGGCAgcacaaaatatgaaaattacttTGCAGAGAAGATATAAAAATGCAGTTGTTGACAGCTCTCGACAAAAGCAGCTGGAGATGTTTCTTGGAATGAGGCTTTTCAAACATCTTCCATCAATACCTATTCAGCCTCTTAAT GTACTCTCACGAGCATCCAGTTTTTTACTTAAACCTGTTACCAACATGCTTCCAAGTTCTAATGGTGGAACGGGTCTTCTGAGTTTTAAGAAGAAAGGCGAGATCTGG GTTTTTCCGCAGGGTGCAGATGTTGTTGAACTGTTCATTTACCTAACTGAGCCTTGCCATGTCTGTCAGCTTCTTCTTACTGTAGCTCATGGTGCAGATGACTCAACTTATCCTGCAACCGTCGATGTAAGAACTGGCCGTAATTTAGATGGGCTAAAATTAATACTTGAG GGTGCTTCCATTCCCCAATGTGAAAATGGGACGAATCTTCTAATAACCTTACCAGGGCCAGTTAGTCCCGAGGATATGGCTATCACAGGTGCTGGTGCACGCCTCCATTCCCAAGATGCATCAACACTTCCattattatatgattttgaaGAACCAGAGGGTGAATTGGACTTTCTTACTCGTGTTGTTGCCGTTACATTTTATCCTGCTGATTCTGGGAGAAGTTCAATGACACTTGGTGAG ATAGAGATCCTTGGGGTTTCTCTTCCTTGGAGGGGGGTGTTTTATGACGAAGGACCTGGAGCAAGATTGTCCCACCTTACTGAAAAGAATCATAAGGAAAtcaaccatttttcttctgGATCAGGAACCAACCCATTTTTGGTCCCTTCGATAAATGAAGACCTTTCAAAGTCAGTTAAAACGAGTGCTTCTGCAGACCAATTAGTTGACCTTTTGACTGGAGAAGTCACATTTTCAGATACAATTTCTCAACCAGTTAGTGGGCCTGTTGTACATCAGAGAGACGACTTACTTGGTTTTTTGGATCAGCATGTTGGATCTAATGTTGCTGAAGCCAACCACAAAGTTTCTTCTGCAGAAGATCCAAAGGTTACCGATAGTTGTTCCCAACTGTACATAAACTGTCTCGTATCACTTGCAGGACCCCGCATG GAAAAGAAGCTCAGCTTCCAAGAAGCGATGCAGCTTGAAATTGAGCGCCTCCGGCTTAATCTTTCAGCTGCTGAGAGGGATAGAGCATTATTATCCACTGGAACCGATCCTGCTACCATAAATCCAAATCTATTACTTGACGAGATATATGTTGGAAGGTTATGCAGATTGGCAAACAATCTTGCATTAGTTGCGCACACTTATCTGGAAGACAAAATTACTGCTGCTATTGGACTTGATAAAGTTGACGATCTTGTGGATTTCTGGAACATCACAAAAATTGGGGAGACCTGTTTTGGTGGAACTTGTGAGGTGCGTGCTGAAATTAAAACACCAGTTCAAGTTCCCTCTAAAGCGTCCTCAGTGGCGGCTTCCCAACCTGTCTTGGTATGTTCACAATGCCGAAGAAAGGTTTGTAAAGTATGCTGTGCTGGGAGAGGGGCTCAACTTCTGACAAGCTCTAGCTCGAGGGAAGTCCCAAACAGTGGTTATTCAAGCCAGGGAGGATCAGGTCATGGGTGCCGAATTGATGTATCAAATGGTTCGGATGGTATTCTCTGTAAGAAATGCTGTCCCAACGTTCTGCTTGATGCATTGATCTTGGACTATGTAAGGGTATTAATTAGTGAACGAAGAAGTTCCCGTGCTGATGACGCTGCATATGAAGCTCTGAACCAGATAATTGGATCATCAGTAGGGGATTGGGTTTCTGGAAAGAATCTGCATTATCCTGGCCAAAGAGTACACAAGGTCCTAAGAAAATTGCTTAATGGAGAGGAATCTGTTGCTGAATTTCCATTTGCCAGCATTTTACACtcg GTTGAAACAGCAGCAGATTCAGCACCAGTCTTGTCATTGCTTGCCCCCTTAGATTCTGGTTCATATAGTTCATATTGGAAAGCTCCTCCAAATGCTACCTCAGCTGAATTTGTTATTGTTCTTGATTCCATTTCTGATGTTAGTGGGGTCATTTTGCTTGTAAGCCCTTGCGGGTACTCTGCAGGAGACACTCCAATT GTACAAATCTGGGGGAGTAATTTTATTCACAAGGAAGAAAGGTCGTACGTTGGGAAGTGGGATGTCCAATCCTTGAttccttcttcatttgatttttctgagccagaaaaaaaatacagcGAGGATACAGTGCCGAGGCATGTCCGGTTTACCTTTAAAAATCCTGTTAGATGCCGAATCATTTGGATGACCCTACGCCTTCAACGCCCTGGTTCCAGTTCTGTTAACTATGAGAGAGATTTTAACCTCTTGTCTCTTGATGAAAATCCTTTTGCACCAGTTAATCCACAAGTTAATCGACGTGCTTCATTTGGAGGATCAAGTGAAGCTATTCCTTGTCTTCATGCTAAAAGGATTATAATAGTTGGAATCCCAGTGAGAAAAGAGACGGGCCTTGAATCATCTTCCGGCTCGGACCAAATGTCTAACAGGACCTGGTTGGAGAGAGCTCCTCAAGTAAGGAGATTCAAG gtTCCAATTGAAGCTGAAAGGGTTATGGACAACGATCTTGTCTTGGAACAGTATTTATCTCCAGCTTCCCCAATGATTGCTGGGTTCCGTCTGGAAGCTTTTGGCGCAATAAAACCTCGTGTTACCCACTCACCTTCTTCAGATGCACAAATCTGGGATGCATCAGTTACATTTTTAGAAGATAGACATATCTATCCTGCTGTACTGTATCTACAAGTTTCCATTGTCCAG GAGTCCAACAGTATAGTAACAGTTGCTGAGTACCGACTACCGGAAGCAAAGGCTGGAGTAGGATTTTACTTTGATCTTCCTAGGCTCGTACAAACGAGGAGAGTTATATTCAAACTTCTTGGAGACGTTGCAGCGTTTTCTGACGACCCAGCGGAGCAAGATGATTCTGGATTTAGGGCATTTGCAGCAGGGTTGTCATTGTCCAATAGAGTTAAGCTATATTACTATGCAGACCCTTATGAACTTGGAAAATGGGCAAGTCTTTCAGCTGTTTGA
- the LOC105435283 gene encoding anthocyanidin 3-O-glucosyltransferase 2: MATAELVFVPTSGVGHLVSTIKFITQFLNRDPRFTATILVFKYPFTPTATDGTSDPPPSNPAIAPTTSRIRIIHLPPPSDPPSPKILSKSFEHYYSLYIASYRTLVKNAIVDLAVPVVGLVVDLFCTPMIDVGNELGINTYVFFTSCAGFLGSMFHLETRDRCVGVKFDESEADMIIPGYAHPVPVRVLPRYSFNRYGFESMAIHARKFKEAKGIIVNTFAELEPHAFSSLSEDGIPPIYPVGPVVDLESENRPTPNENQSSEIRVWLDNQPPSSVVFLCFGSRGSFSQPQVVEIANGLESSGVRFLWSLRRPPPPHKKFESPSDYADPDDVLPEGFQERVKGKGRVCGWVRQVDVLAHKAIGGFVSHCGWNSVLESIWHAVPLVTWPQYAEQQLNAFMMVRELGLAVELTMDYHREGGSLVTADQIERAVHRLMDGDEAEEVRKRMEEISKKSREALVPGGSSYISFGNLIDDMLASSV; encoded by the coding sequence ATGGCGACGGCGGAGCTGGTTTTCGTCCCCACCTCGGGAGTCGGTCATCTCGTCTCCACCATCAAATTCATTACCCAATTCCTCAACCGTGACCCTCGATTCACCGCCACCATTCTCGTCTTCAAATACCCATTCACCCCGACGGCCACTGACGGAACCTCAGATCCGCCGCCGTCTAACCCCGCCATCGCTCCGACCACGTCGCGTATTCGTATCATCCATCTCCCCCCTCCCTCCGATCCTCCTTCTCCCAAAATTTTATCCAAGTCCTTCGAACATTACTACTCTCTCTATATCGCGAGCTACCGGACGCTGGTTAAAAACGCCATTGTTGACCTTGCCGTTCCGGTTGTTGGGTTGGTTGTTGATCTTTTCTGTACTCCCATGATCGATGTGGGTAATGAACTTGGCATCAATACGTATGTCTTCTTCACTTCCTGTGCTGGATTTCTCGGGTCGATGTTTCATCTTGAAACCCGCGATCGATGTGTCGGTGTGAAATTCGACGAATCGGAAGCTGATATGATAATTCCTGGTTACGCTCACCCAGTTCCGGTGAGGGTTTTGCCTCGTTATTCGTTTAACCGCTACGGATTCGAGTCCATGGCAATTCACGCTCGGAAATTCAAGGAAGCGAAAGGAATCATCGTCAATACCTTTGCTGAGCTTGAACCTCATGCTTTCAGTTCATTATCTGAAGACGGAATCCCTCCGATTTATCCTGTGGGGCCGGTGGTGGACCTGGAAAGCGAAAATAGGCCAACaccaaatgaaaatcaaaGCAGTGAAATTAGGGTTTGGCTCGATAATCAGCCACCGTCATCAGTGGTGTTCTTGTGCTTTGGTAGTCGGGGAAGTTTCAGCCAACCCCAAGTAGTGGAAATAGCAAACGGTCTCGAAAGTAGCGGAGTGAGGTTCCTCTGGTCCTTGCGCCGGCCACCGCCGCCGCACAAGAAATTTGAATCTCCATCGGATTATGCCGATCCCGACGATGTCTTGCCGGAGGGATTCCAGGAGAGGGTTAAAGGGAAAGGAAGAGTCTGTGGGTGGGTTCGGCAAGTTGATGTTTTAGCCCACAAAGCCATTGGAGGCTTCGTTTCACACTGCGGATGGAACTCTGTTTTGGAAAGCATTTGGCATGCGGTGCCGCTCGTGACTTGGCCGCAATATGCTGAGCAACAGTTGAACGCTTTCATGATGGTTAGAGAATTAGGATTAGCAGTGGAGTTGACGATGGATTACCACAGGGAAGGTGGATCCCTGGTGACTGCAGATCAGATTGAGAGAGCAGTTCATCGTTTGATGGACGGCGATGAAGCAGAGGAGGTGAGgaagagaatggaagaaattaGCAAGAAAAGTAGAGAAGCTCTCGTTCCTGGTGGTTCCTCTTACATTTCATTTGGGAATTTGATTGATGATATGTTGGCTAGTTCTGTTTAG